The following proteins come from a genomic window of Brevibacillus antibioticus:
- the dprA gene encoding DNA-processing protein DprA, whose product MEKAKLDERDWLYVLTMISGLGRKKIREMLEMTGSFQVAIENWHEVARELRLTSLITAQVDKQSNDASALALLEKREEEGTRFLCPFDDAYPVSLRNIPDSPWTLFYRGDLTLLGKMSIGVVGSRKPTPYGRASCSYFVREMVQAGLVIVSGVAYGIDAEAHQATLKADGKTIGVLGCGMNHVYPSRHRELYREIESFGLLLSEYPPHIPPVSGLFPERNRIISGLSIGVLVVEAAEKSGSLITADCALEQGKEVFAIPGPIFSLMSAGPHNLIKQGAKLVTCSNDIWEEIKHLLPKTKQIQLVEKRNATDVISLSNEEKAIVQAVTYEGIHLDELMSSLEKDQRRMLHQLVIRLEAKGAIVALPGGYFARR is encoded by the coding sequence GTGGAAAAGGCGAAGCTCGACGAGAGAGATTGGTTGTATGTGTTAACGATGATATCGGGGCTGGGAAGAAAGAAGATTCGAGAAATGTTAGAAATGACAGGTTCTTTTCAGGTTGCCATCGAAAATTGGCATGAGGTGGCACGTGAGCTCAGATTGACTTCCTTGATCACTGCGCAGGTTGACAAGCAAAGCAATGATGCTTCAGCTCTGGCACTGTTGGAAAAGCGTGAAGAAGAGGGAACGCGCTTCTTATGTCCTTTTGACGATGCTTATCCTGTTTCGCTCCGCAATATCCCTGATTCTCCATGGACGTTGTTTTACCGTGGTGATCTCACATTATTGGGAAAAATGTCGATTGGCGTCGTTGGTTCGCGCAAACCGACACCATATGGAAGAGCAAGTTGTAGCTATTTTGTCCGAGAAATGGTACAAGCAGGTCTTGTCATTGTGTCAGGGGTAGCGTATGGAATTGATGCGGAGGCTCACCAAGCTACCTTAAAAGCAGACGGTAAGACCATTGGAGTGCTCGGTTGCGGAATGAATCACGTTTATCCTTCGCGACATCGGGAACTTTATCGCGAAATTGAATCTTTTGGCCTACTCCTCAGTGAATATCCTCCTCATATTCCACCTGTTTCAGGATTATTTCCAGAGCGAAATCGCATCATAAGTGGACTTTCTATCGGTGTATTAGTTGTTGAAGCTGCAGAAAAAAGCGGTTCCTTGATTACGGCAGACTGTGCACTTGAGCAGGGAAAGGAAGTTTTTGCAATTCCAGGTCCCATTTTTTCATTGATGAGTGCAGGACCGCATAACTTGATCAAACAAGGTGCAAAGCTAGTAACATGCAGTAACGATATATGGGAGGAAATCAAACATCTTCTTCCAAAAACTAAGCAGATACAGCTGGTCGAAAAAAGAAATGCAACCGATGTTATCTCCTTATCTAATGAAGAAAAAGCGATTGTGCAAGCCGTAACCTATGAAGGGATTCATCTGGATGAGTTAATGAGCAGTTTAGAAAAAGACCAACGCAGGATGCTACATCAGCTGGTAATTCGTCTGGAAGCAAAAGGGGCCATCGTGGCACTTCCAGGCGGTTATTTTGCACGGCGATAG
- the topA gene encoding type I DNA topoisomerase, translated as MADTLVIVESPTKAKTIGKYLGSKYIVKASIGHVRDLPKSQMGVDVTRNFEPKYITIRGKGDVLKGLKDAAKKVKKVYLAADPDREGEAIAWHLAQYLGLDLDQPLRVVFNEITKDAIKEAFKHPRHINMDLVNAQQARRILDRLVGYNISPILWKKVRKGLSAGRVQSVAVKLIMDREREIQEFIPEEYWTIASTLISDGKEINAKFYGYGDEKVELHSEEDVAAVLKRMKNKPYVVQKVTKRERKRNPAPPFITSSLQQEAARKLNFRTSKTMRIAQELYEGIDVGNKEGAVGLITYMRTDSTRLSATAQNEAREYILEKYGQDYVLTEPRNQAKNENAQDAHEAIRPTGVMRTPDEIKEYLSRDQLRLYRLIWERFLASQMSSAVLDTMSVDIDAGGVTFRATGSKVKFPGFMKVYIEGNDDGAEEESFLPPIEEGQILEQKEIEPSQHFTQPPPRFSEARMLKSLEEMGIGRPSTYAPTLETIQKRGYVALEEKRFVPTELGEIVITLVEEFFPEILNVEFTAHMESGLDNIEAGATNWVDVLDNFYQDFAKRVVVAEEEMKEVELKVEESDESCELCGRVMVYKLGRFGKFLACSGFPDCRNTKPIVKEIGVKCPQCETGEIIERKSKKSRIFYGCNQYPECDFVSWDKPIARPCPKCSSMLVEKKRKKQGVSIVCTKCDYQEEADS; from the coding sequence ATGGCTGATACGCTAGTAATCGTAGAATCCCCTACGAAGGCCAAAACCATTGGAAAATACCTGGGTAGTAAATATATCGTGAAAGCGTCTATCGGGCATGTACGCGATTTGCCGAAAAGTCAAATGGGTGTAGACGTTACGCGTAATTTTGAACCCAAATACATAACCATACGCGGAAAAGGCGATGTATTGAAAGGCTTGAAAGATGCTGCTAAAAAAGTTAAAAAAGTATATCTCGCAGCCGACCCGGATCGCGAAGGGGAGGCAATTGCTTGGCATCTGGCGCAATACTTGGGGCTCGATTTAGATCAGCCACTTCGTGTGGTATTTAATGAGATTACCAAAGATGCCATCAAAGAAGCATTCAAGCATCCACGACACATAAACATGGACTTGGTAAATGCTCAACAGGCACGTCGCATTCTCGACAGACTCGTAGGTTACAATATCAGTCCGATTTTATGGAAAAAGGTTCGAAAAGGCTTGAGTGCCGGACGTGTTCAATCGGTTGCGGTAAAGCTTATCATGGATCGTGAGCGGGAGATTCAAGAGTTTATCCCGGAAGAGTATTGGACGATCGCGAGTACATTGATCAGCGACGGAAAAGAAATTAACGCGAAGTTTTATGGTTATGGCGATGAAAAGGTGGAGCTTCATTCGGAAGAGGATGTAGCAGCAGTATTGAAACGAATGAAGAACAAACCATATGTGGTACAAAAGGTAACGAAACGTGAGCGTAAGCGCAATCCTGCCCCTCCTTTTATCACGAGTTCTTTACAGCAAGAGGCAGCACGTAAGCTGAACTTCCGCACTTCTAAGACCATGCGAATTGCTCAAGAGCTCTATGAGGGGATCGACGTTGGTAATAAAGAGGGCGCAGTTGGTTTGATTACCTATATGCGTACAGACTCCACTCGCTTATCTGCGACTGCACAGAACGAAGCAAGAGAATACATACTTGAGAAATATGGTCAAGACTATGTGTTAACTGAGCCTCGTAATCAGGCGAAAAACGAAAATGCTCAAGACGCTCACGAAGCGATTCGTCCAACAGGTGTAATGCGTACACCGGATGAAATCAAGGAATACTTGTCGAGAGATCAGCTTCGCTTGTATCGATTAATCTGGGAGCGTTTCCTTGCCAGTCAAATGTCATCTGCTGTTCTTGATACGATGAGCGTAGATATTGACGCAGGTGGAGTTACCTTCAGAGCAACAGGATCAAAAGTGAAGTTTCCTGGATTTATGAAGGTATATATTGAAGGAAACGATGATGGTGCAGAAGAAGAAAGCTTCCTTCCGCCCATTGAAGAAGGACAAATCCTCGAACAAAAAGAAATCGAGCCGAGTCAACACTTTACACAGCCACCACCTCGATTCTCTGAAGCGCGCATGCTTAAATCATTGGAAGAGATGGGAATTGGACGTCCGTCTACCTATGCACCTACATTAGAGACCATTCAAAAGCGGGGATATGTGGCGTTAGAGGAGAAGCGATTTGTCCCGACTGAGTTGGGCGAGATTGTGATCACGCTTGTCGAGGAGTTTTTCCCGGAGATTCTTAACGTAGAATTCACTGCGCATATGGAATCGGGTTTGGATAATATCGAAGCAGGAGCAACCAATTGGGTCGATGTGCTGGACAATTTTTATCAAGATTTTGCAAAGCGCGTAGTGGTTGCAGAAGAAGAAATGAAAGAAGTAGAGCTGAAAGTCGAAGAATCGGATGAATCATGTGAGCTTTGCGGCCGTGTGATGGTTTATAAGCTTGGTCGATTTGGCAAGTTTTTAGCTTGTTCTGGATTCCCGGATTGCCGCAATACGAAGCCGATTGTAAAAGAAATCGGCGTAAAGTGTCCGCAGTGTGAAACCGGAGAGATTATCGAACGTAAATCTAAAAAGAGCCGTATTTTTTACGGCTGTAATCAATATCCGGAATGCGATTTTGTATCGTGGGACAAACCGATTGCCAGACCTTGTCCAAAATGCTCCAGCATGCTCGTGGAGAAAAAGCGCAAGAAGCAAGGAGTTAGCATTGTTTGCACCAAGTGTGATTATCAAGAAGAGGCAGACTCCTAA
- the trmFO gene encoding FADH(2)-oxidizing methylenetetrahydrofolate--tRNA-(uracil(54)-C(5))-methyltransferase TrmFO, with product MSQPTITVVGAGLAGSEAAWQIAQAGVKVKLYEMRPKTQTPAHHTDKFAELVCSNSLRANTLTNAVGVLKEEMRRLNSVIIDAADRCAVPAGGALAVDRHEFAAHVTDAVRNHPLVEVISEEITEIPDGIVVIATGPLTSPALSTKLKELTGEEYLYFYDAAAPIIEKDSIDMNKVFVASRYDKGEAAYLNCPMTEEEFNRFYDALISAETVPLKEFEKEIFFEGCMPIEVLAKRGHKTMTFGPMKPVGLVDPRTGKKSYAVVQLRQDNSAATLYNIVGFQTHLKWPDQKRVFSLIPGLENCEIVRYGVMHRNTFINSPKLMKPTYQYKDRETLFFAGQMTGVEGYVESAASGLLAGINAARFAKGEELIELPPETIMGSMARYITTADPKHFQPMNANFGLVPEWPERIRDKRLKNEKLAERALDTIQNFTQERHN from the coding sequence ATGTCACAACCAACAATTACAGTAGTGGGCGCCGGCCTCGCTGGTAGTGAGGCAGCATGGCAAATCGCGCAGGCGGGTGTAAAAGTAAAGCTGTATGAAATGAGACCGAAGACACAAACGCCTGCGCACCATACCGATAAATTTGCAGAGCTGGTTTGCAGTAATTCATTGCGTGCTAACACGTTGACGAATGCAGTAGGTGTATTAAAAGAAGAAATGCGTCGACTGAACTCTGTCATTATCGATGCGGCAGATCGTTGCGCGGTTCCAGCTGGAGGCGCGCTTGCCGTAGACAGACACGAATTCGCGGCTCATGTTACAGATGCCGTTCGTAATCATCCTTTGGTTGAGGTCATTTCAGAAGAGATTACCGAAATTCCTGATGGGATTGTCGTAATTGCGACGGGGCCACTAACTTCTCCAGCTTTGTCTACAAAGTTAAAGGAACTGACGGGTGAAGAATATCTGTACTTCTATGATGCAGCGGCACCCATTATCGAGAAAGACTCGATTGATATGAACAAGGTATTCGTTGCTTCCAGATATGATAAAGGTGAAGCAGCCTACCTGAACTGCCCGATGACGGAAGAGGAGTTCAATCGTTTCTATGATGCGCTGATCTCTGCGGAAACTGTTCCCTTGAAGGAATTTGAGAAGGAAATTTTCTTCGAAGGCTGCATGCCGATTGAAGTATTGGCAAAGCGTGGGCACAAAACCATGACATTTGGTCCTATGAAGCCTGTAGGTCTCGTTGATCCACGAACAGGTAAAAAGTCTTACGCAGTGGTGCAGCTTCGCCAGGACAATAGTGCTGCGACGTTGTATAATATCGTAGGTTTCCAGACCCATCTAAAATGGCCGGATCAAAAAAGAGTCTTTTCACTCATTCCTGGTTTGGAAAACTGCGAAATCGTTCGTTATGGTGTCATGCACCGAAACACCTTTATCAACTCGCCAAAATTGATGAAGCCTACGTATCAGTATAAAGATCGGGAAACTCTTTTCTTTGCTGGTCAAATGACTGGTGTTGAAGGATATGTAGAGTCAGCAGCATCTGGCTTGCTTGCGGGAATAAATGCAGCACGGTTCGCAAAAGGTGAAGAATTGATCGAGCTTCCGCCAGAAACAATTATGGGCAGTATGGCTCGTTATATTACGACGGCAGATCCAAAGCATTTCCAACCGATGAACGCAAACTTCGGGCTCGTACCGGAATGGCCAGAAAGAATTCGAGATAAGCGTTTGAAAAATGAAAAGCTCGCTGAGCGGGCGCTAGATACAATTCAGAATTTTACACAAGAACGACACAATTAA
- the xerC gene encoding tyrosine recombinase XerC yields the protein MDISQQNSADIEMFTRYLRVEKNASPHTVKQYVADISEFVSFMEQHQITVFAAVSYLHGRSFLAQLAGRGLSRRSIARKLSSLRSLYRFLLREGQLEQNPFQLVSTPKMEKKLPSFLYPQEVQAFFDLPDTSTPLGIRDRLIFELLYASGMRVTELTTLSVSDVNPSMGVALVYGKGAKERYVPVGSYACDVLRQYLEYGREKLLAGKVEHGNLLVNYRGEPLSDRSVRRIVDKYVETYALQLRVSPHTFRHTFATHMLNGGADLRTVQELLGHVNVSTTQVYTHVTKERLRHVYDTAHPRANPGNTGSANRT from the coding sequence ATGGACATATCGCAACAAAATTCTGCGGATATTGAGATGTTTACCCGCTATTTGCGAGTTGAAAAAAACGCCTCTCCTCATACGGTGAAGCAGTATGTGGCAGATATCAGCGAATTTGTCTCCTTTATGGAACAGCACCAAATCACCGTATTTGCTGCTGTTTCTTATTTGCATGGTCGCTCCTTTCTCGCGCAATTGGCTGGGAGGGGGCTTTCCCGGCGAAGTATTGCCCGCAAGCTATCCAGTTTGCGTAGCTTGTACCGATTTCTGTTGCGTGAAGGTCAACTGGAACAGAACCCATTTCAACTAGTCTCCACTCCCAAAATGGAGAAGAAACTTCCTTCCTTTTTATATCCGCAAGAAGTTCAAGCTTTTTTCGATCTGCCTGATACATCCACTCCATTGGGAATTCGTGATCGGTTGATTTTTGAACTGTTGTATGCAAGTGGCATGCGTGTTACGGAGCTCACCACTCTATCTGTGAGTGATGTGAATCCGAGCATGGGAGTCGCCTTGGTTTATGGAAAAGGAGCGAAAGAACGATATGTGCCGGTTGGAAGTTATGCCTGCGACGTTCTTCGGCAGTACCTAGAATATGGAAGAGAAAAACTGTTGGCTGGAAAAGTAGAACACGGCAATTTGCTGGTTAACTATCGGGGAGAACCGTTATCCGACCGCAGTGTTCGGCGGATTGTAGACAAATACGTAGAAACGTACGCTCTTCAATTGCGGGTTTCACCACATACCTTTCGTCATACGTTTGCGACCCATATGTTAAATGGCGGCGCTGATCTGCGTACCGTGCAAGAACTACTGGGACACGTCAATGTATCGACGACACAGGTGTACACGCATGTGACCAAAGAGCGACTTCGGCATGTATATGACACCGCTCACCCACGAGCAAACCCGGGCAATACAGGTTCCGCCAATCGGACATAA
- the hslV gene encoding ATP-dependent protease subunit HslV, whose translation MEQFHATTIFAVQHNGSVAMAGDGQVTFGNSMVMKHGAKKVRRLYRGEVLAGFAGSVADAITLFEKFEGKLEEYHGNLQRAAVELAKEWRMDKILRRLEAMMIVANKEHLLLISGNGEIIEPDDGILAIGSGGSFALSAGRALKTYAPHLGAREIAEASLRTAAEICVFTNNNLVVDELN comes from the coding sequence ATGGAACAGTTTCACGCAACAACCATATTTGCTGTACAGCACAATGGGTCTGTAGCGATGGCCGGAGATGGTCAGGTTACTTTTGGCAACAGTATGGTAATGAAGCACGGTGCCAAAAAAGTAAGACGTCTATATCGCGGCGAAGTATTAGCAGGATTCGCTGGCTCTGTTGCTGATGCCATTACGCTTTTTGAAAAGTTTGAAGGAAAGCTAGAGGAGTATCACGGCAATCTACAGCGAGCTGCTGTAGAACTGGCGAAAGAGTGGCGCATGGATAAAATTTTGCGTCGTTTGGAAGCAATGATGATTGTTGCCAATAAGGAGCATTTGCTGCTTATTTCCGGAAATGGTGAAATCATTGAGCCTGATGATGGGATTCTTGCAATTGGTTCTGGCGGTAGCTTTGCCCTTTCAGCAGGTCGTGCATTGAAAACATATGCTCCTCACCTCGGCGCACGTGAAATTGCGGAAGCATCGCTTCGTACCGCTGCTGAAATTTGCGTGTTCACAAACAACAATCTTGTTGTGGATGAGTTGAATTGA
- the hslU gene encoding ATP-dependent protease ATPase subunit HslU: MLNLEQLTPRKIVEHLDKYIVGQAQAKKAIAVALRNRYRRSCLPEQMIEEVVPKNILMIGPTGVGKTEIARRIAKLTGAPFIKVEATKFTEVGYVGRDVESMVRDLVEASIRTVKQEKVESVKEKAEKLANEAIVNVLVPSRKQSNSFKNPLEMFFGGQQQQQQDTSDQEEVSIEQQRRQVMWQLTNGQLEEQMIEIEVEDQSPSMFDMFQVPGTEQMGMQMQDMLGSLMPKRMKKRKLRIKDARKVLIQQEAQKLVDMDEVTQESIRRAEQHGIIFIDEIDKIAGKDGRGPDVSREGVQRDILPIVEGSTVMTKYGPVKTDYVLFIAAGAFHMAKPSDLIPELQGRFPIRVELTSLRVEDFVRILTEPKNALLKQYVALLETEGVRIEFTPEAIQELARLAAEVNQSTDNIGARRLHTILEKLLEDLSFEAPEIHLEVVQITPDYVKQKLGAIAGNKDLSQYIL, encoded by the coding sequence GTGCTGAATCTTGAGCAATTAACCCCGCGTAAGATCGTAGAGCATTTGGATAAATACATTGTCGGGCAGGCACAAGCTAAGAAAGCCATTGCTGTAGCGCTTCGCAACCGCTATCGTCGCAGTTGTTTGCCAGAGCAAATGATTGAAGAGGTTGTTCCAAAAAACATCTTGATGATCGGACCTACTGGTGTTGGAAAAACGGAAATTGCTCGTCGGATTGCAAAACTGACAGGTGCTCCTTTTATTAAAGTAGAAGCAACGAAGTTTACGGAAGTCGGCTATGTAGGGCGAGATGTGGAATCGATGGTCCGTGATCTGGTGGAAGCTTCTATCCGTACGGTCAAACAGGAAAAAGTAGAGTCGGTGAAAGAGAAGGCCGAGAAGCTTGCGAATGAAGCGATTGTGAATGTACTCGTACCATCTCGTAAGCAGTCGAACTCGTTCAAAAATCCGTTGGAAATGTTCTTCGGTGGACAGCAACAACAGCAGCAGGATACCTCTGATCAAGAAGAAGTGTCGATTGAGCAGCAACGCAGACAAGTCATGTGGCAATTGACGAATGGTCAGTTAGAAGAGCAAATGATTGAGATTGAAGTGGAAGATCAATCACCTTCGATGTTTGACATGTTCCAGGTTCCGGGTACAGAACAAATGGGGATGCAAATGCAAGATATGCTCGGTAGCCTGATGCCTAAGCGGATGAAGAAACGAAAATTGCGAATAAAAGATGCGCGAAAGGTATTAATTCAGCAGGAAGCGCAAAAACTGGTGGATATGGACGAAGTTACGCAGGAGTCAATTCGTCGAGCTGAACAACACGGGATTATCTTCATTGACGAAATTGATAAGATTGCGGGTAAGGATGGGCGTGGCCCGGATGTATCCCGTGAAGGGGTCCAGCGTGATATTTTACCGATTGTGGAAGGCTCAACTGTCATGACCAAGTATGGTCCTGTCAAAACAGATTATGTTCTGTTTATTGCAGCTGGTGCTTTTCACATGGCAAAACCATCAGATTTAATTCCTGAGTTGCAAGGTCGTTTTCCGATTCGGGTGGAGCTGACTAGCTTGCGCGTTGAAGATTTTGTCCGAATTTTGACTGAGCCTAAAAACGCGTTGCTTAAGCAGTACGTGGCCCTCTTGGAAACAGAAGGTGTGCGTATTGAATTTACACCGGAAGCCATTCAGGAGCTCGCTCGTCTCGCTGCTGAGGTCAATCAGAGCACAGATAACATTGGTGCTAGGCGATTGCACACCATATTGGAGAAGCTACTGGAGGATCTCTCTTTTGAAGCCCCAGAAATCCACCTAGAAGTTGTACAGATTACCCCCGATTATGTCAAACAGAAATTAGGTGCAATCGCGGGGAACAAAGACTTGAGTCAATATATTTTATAA
- the codY gene encoding GTP-sensing pleiotropic transcriptional regulator CodY, which yields MDLLSKTRRINRMLQKSAGHAVNFNEMSQVLSDVIEANTYVVSRKGKLLGFAIHQEMDNSRMRKMLEERRFPEEYSMGLLKVDETSANLDVDSPYTIFPVEMKEVFRTGWTTLVPIMGGGDRLGTLILGRINDQFVDDDLILAEVGATVVGMEILRERSEAIEEEARSKAVVQMAIGSLSYSELEAVEHIFEELEGKEGLLVASKIADRVGITRSVIVNALRKLESAGVIESRSLGMKGTFIKVLNEKLLPELEKLKTS from the coding sequence ATGGATCTACTGTCAAAAACAAGAAGAATTAACCGCATGTTGCAAAAATCCGCGGGTCATGCCGTGAACTTCAATGAAATGTCACAAGTTTTAAGTGACGTTATTGAAGCAAATACTTATGTTGTAAGCCGCAAAGGAAAACTTCTCGGCTTTGCGATTCATCAAGAGATGGATAACAGCCGTATGCGCAAAATGCTGGAAGAACGCCGTTTTCCAGAAGAGTACAGCATGGGGTTACTGAAAGTAGATGAAACCTCTGCGAACCTGGATGTAGATAGCCCATACACCATTTTCCCAGTTGAAATGAAAGAAGTATTCCGCACAGGTTGGACGACGCTTGTTCCAATTATGGGTGGAGGAGATCGTCTTGGTACGCTGATTTTGGGTCGTATTAACGATCAATTTGTCGATGACGACCTGATTCTCGCAGAAGTAGGTGCAACTGTAGTAGGCATGGAAATCTTGCGTGAGCGTTCTGAAGCAATCGAAGAAGAAGCACGTAGCAAAGCAGTCGTACAAATGGCGATTGGTTCCCTCTCTTACAGTGAGTTGGAAGCAGTTGAACATATTTTTGAAGAACTCGAAGGCAAAGAAGGCTTGCTCGTTGCCTCCAAAATCGCGGATCGCGTAGGAATTACTCGTTCAGTCATTGTGAACGCACTGCGTAAGCTGGAGAGTGCGGGTGTCATCGAATCCCGTTCTTTGGGGATGAAAGGTACCTTCATTAAAGTGCTGAATGAAAAGCTGTTGCCTGAGCTAGAGAAGCTGAAAACGTCTTAA
- the flgB gene encoding flagellar basal body rod protein FlgB yields the protein MLDSYHLQVLERSLDAATLRHRTIANNLANIDTPQFKSQQVIFESFLQDELDARAGNGKLEAYRTNQRHIPFGNAGGVAVPQIVSNPNNFIQNSGNDVDLEAETTELAKNQIWYSGLTQLTAGHFQKLRSVIEGGGK from the coding sequence ATGCTGGATAGTTACCATCTGCAGGTCCTGGAGAGATCACTCGACGCTGCAACATTGCGACATAGAACGATCGCAAACAACCTTGCCAACATAGACACCCCTCAATTCAAAAGTCAACAAGTCATCTTCGAGAGCTTTTTGCAAGATGAGCTGGACGCAAGAGCGGGAAATGGCAAGTTAGAAGCGTATCGGACCAATCAACGACACATCCCGTTTGGAAATGCAGGGGGCGTTGCAGTACCGCAGATTGTGTCCAATCCGAATAACTTCATTCAGAACAGTGGCAATGACGTTGACTTGGAAGCAGAAACAACAGAATTGGCCAAAAACCAAATTTGGTACAGCGGTTTAACGCAATTGACAGCAGGACATTTTCAAAAACTACGCAGTGTAATTGAGGGTGGAGGTAAATAA
- the flgC gene encoding flagellar basal body rod protein FlgC, with the protein MSLFQGINTSASALTANRLRLDTIASNIAQAETTRANFVDGAWQPYRRKMVELSPQTNGTFDNFLQAAVGTVSGSQGGQGVKVTAIQEDNTPFKRVFDPSHPDADQDGYLLMPNVDPMKEMVDMISASRSYEANVTALNASKSMMLKALEIK; encoded by the coding sequence ATGAGCTTGTTTCAGGGAATTAACACAAGTGCTTCTGCCTTAACAGCTAACCGCTTGCGATTGGATACGATTGCTTCCAATATTGCGCAAGCGGAAACCACTCGCGCAAACTTCGTAGATGGCGCCTGGCAGCCATATCGGAGGAAAATGGTGGAGTTGTCACCTCAAACAAATGGAACATTTGATAACTTCCTGCAAGCAGCCGTAGGGACGGTCTCAGGAAGTCAGGGTGGACAAGGTGTGAAGGTCACAGCAATTCAAGAAGACAATACTCCGTTTAAGCGAGTATTTGATCCATCTCATCCAGATGCAGATCAAGACGGATATCTCTTGATGCCGAATGTCGACCCGATGAAAGAGATGGTGGACATGATCTCCGCATCAAGATCATACGAAGCCAACGTGACAGCACTGAACGCTTCCAAATCGATGATGCTAAAAGCATTGGAAATCAAGTAA
- the fliE gene encoding flagellar hook-basal body complex protein FliE — protein sequence MEMSAISQLTPIRTPVVNKPTPAEVSQEFSSFLSDAMNKVNQAQVESSNLADKFAAGEITDLHQVTVAGQKATVMLQMTMQVRNKMIESYQEIMRMSI from the coding sequence ATGGAAATGAGTGCAATCTCCCAACTAACGCCAATTCGCACACCGGTTGTGAACAAGCCAACCCCAGCTGAAGTTTCCCAAGAATTCTCATCGTTTCTATCGGATGCCATGAATAAAGTGAATCAGGCGCAAGTAGAATCGTCGAATCTTGCCGACAAGTTTGCAGCGGGAGAAATTACCGATTTGCACCAAGTGACTGTTGCAGGTCAAAAAGCTACCGTGATGCTGCAAATGACTATGCAGGTCAGGAACAAGATGATTGAGTCTTATCAAGAGATCATGCGCATGTCGATTTGA